A genome region from Neisseria meningitidis includes the following:
- the rpoZ gene encoding DNA-directed RNA polymerase subunit omega — MARITTEDCTGKISNHFDLTLVAARRARQLENGNTPLVDDVRNNKPTVTALREIAAGHIGTELLTRNK, encoded by the coding sequence ATGGCACGTATTACCACCGAAGACTGTACCGGAAAAATTTCCAACCATTTTGACCTGACATTGGTAGCGGCTCGCCGCGCCCGCCAGCTTGAGAACGGCAACACGCCGCTTGTGGACGATGTCCGCAATAACAAACCGACCGTTACCGCCTTAAGGGAAATCGCCGCCGGACATATCGGTACAGAACTGTTGACGCGCAATAAATAA
- a CDS encoding RelA/SpoT family protein translates to MPAPQPSAPYDPLTAEARALLFHTASYLKPEEQAELEKAVAYAFRAHDGQTRKSGEPYITHPIAVATQLALWHMDIQGLCAGVMHDVLEDTGVTKGEMAAVFGNTVAEMVDGLSKLEKLKFEDHAEHQAESFRKLILAMTKDVRVIVVKLADRLHNMRTLGSMRPDKRRRIARETLEIYAQIANRIGLNNAYQELQDLSFQNLHPNRYETLKKAMDKSRKNRQDVVGKVLRAFGQRLVGANIEAKIKGREKNLYGIHQKMMAKKLRFAEVMDIYGFRVIVNSIPACYAALGALHTLYQPKPGRFKDYIAIPKSNGYQSLHTTLVGPYGLPIEVQIRTKEMDAVAEGGIAGHWSYKSYSKTVDQAVLHTNRWLKNILDLQASSANAIEFLEHVKVDLFPNEIYILTPKGKILTLPKGATPVDFAYAVHTDIGHKTVAARINNIMMPLRTKLKTGDSVEIITSEYAKPNPAWLNFAVSGRARSAIRQYIKNLNRHDAVVLGESLLQKALSSLLPKDVLLSDGIKEKYLADLNDKQTSFEEVLYNVGMGHTLPVYVAMHIAELAGEHFGSEVRLSSIKVDGQESGHIHFAECCHPVPGDSIRLLLVKGKGMIIHRDTCPTLLKSDPEQQLDADWENMNGQNYRVGLQVQSEDSHGLLALMAQAISDSGADIESVETPSKSQSGTEGFVEFKFLLKVKNLNQLNQIIQNLHSIPYIRKVIRS, encoded by the coding sequence ATGCCCGCCCCCCAACCTTCCGCCCCTTACGACCCCCTGACCGCCGAAGCGCGTGCCCTGCTTTTCCATACCGCCTCCTACCTCAAGCCCGAGGAACAGGCGGAGCTTGAAAAAGCTGTCGCCTATGCGTTTCGCGCCCACGACGGGCAAACCCGCAAAAGCGGGGAGCCCTACATCACGCATCCGATTGCCGTTGCGACGCAGCTCGCCCTTTGGCATATGGACATACAGGGTCTTTGTGCAGGCGTGATGCACGACGTATTGGAAGATACGGGCGTGACAAAAGGGGAAATGGCGGCGGTGTTCGGCAATACGGTTGCCGAGATGGTGGACGGGCTGTCCAAACTCGAAAAACTCAAATTTGAAGATCATGCAGAGCATCAGGCGGAGAGTTTCCGCAAACTGATTTTGGCAATGACCAAAGATGTACGCGTCATCGTCGTCAAACTTGCCGACCGTCTGCATAATATGCGGACACTCGGTTCGATGCGCCCGGACAAACGCCGCCGGATTGCAAGGGAAACCCTTGAAATCTATGCACAGATTGCCAACCGCATAGGTTTGAATAACGCATATCAAGAGCTTCAGGATTTATCGTTCCAAAACCTGCATCCCAACCGCTACGAGACTTTAAAAAAAGCGATGGACAAGAGCCGGAAGAACCGGCAGGACGTTGTCGGCAAAGTCTTGCGCGCATTCGGCCAGCGGCTGGTAGGCGCGAATATAGAGGCCAAAATCAAAGGCAGGGAAAAAAACCTGTACGGCATCCATCAGAAAATGATGGCGAAAAAGCTGCGCTTTGCCGAGGTTATGGATATTTACGGTTTCCGCGTCATTGTCAACAGCATTCCAGCCTGTTATGCCGCACTCGGCGCATTGCACACCCTCTATCAGCCTAAGCCCGGGCGGTTCAAAGACTATATCGCCATTCCGAAAAGCAACGGGTATCAAAGTCTGCATACGACTTTGGTCGGTCCTTACGGCTTGCCGATTGAAGTTCAGATACGTACCAAGGAAATGGATGCTGTTGCCGAAGGTGGAATCGCCGGACATTGGAGCTATAAATCATATTCTAAGACGGTCGATCAGGCGGTGCTTCACACAAACCGGTGGCTGAAAAATATCTTAGATTTGCAGGCAAGCAGTGCCAATGCCATTGAGTTTCTCGAACACGTCAAAGTCGATTTGTTTCCGAACGAAATCTACATCCTTACGCCAAAAGGAAAAATCCTAACTTTGCCCAAAGGGGCAACGCCTGTCGATTTTGCTTATGCGGTGCATACCGATATCGGGCACAAAACCGTTGCCGCACGTATCAACAATATCATGATGCCGTTGCGTACGAAGCTCAAAACCGGTGATTCTGTTGAAATTATCACATCCGAATACGCCAAACCCAATCCCGCGTGGTTGAATTTCGCCGTGTCCGGCAGGGCGCGCAGTGCCATACGCCAATATATTAAAAACCTTAACCGGCACGATGCGGTCGTTTTGGGAGAGAGCCTCTTACAAAAAGCCCTGTCCAGTTTGCTGCCCAAAGATGTCCTGCTTTCAGACGGCATCAAAGAAAAATACCTTGCCGATCTCAACGACAAACAGACTTCATTTGAGGAAGTGCTGTACAACGTCGGTATGGGGCATACCCTGCCTGTTTATGTCGCCATGCACATTGCCGAGTTGGCAGGGGAGCATTTCGGTAGCGAGGTCAGGCTCAGTTCCATTAAAGTCGATGGTCAGGAAAGCGGGCATATTCATTTTGCAGAGTGCTGCCACCCTGTTCCCGGTGATTCCATCCGTTTGCTGTTGGTTAAGGGAAAAGGCATGATTATCCATAGGGATACCTGCCCGACGTTGTTGAAGTCCGATCCCGAACAGCAGCTGGATGCAGACTGGGAAAATATGAACGGGCAGAACTACCGTGTCGGGCTTCAAGTCCAATCGGAAGACAGCCACGGCTTGCTGGCATTAATGGCGCAAGCGATTTCCGATTCCGGTGCGGACATTGAGTCGGTCGAAACACCGTCTAAATCCCAGTCGGGAACGGAAGGTTTTGTCGAATTCAAATTCTTATTGAAAGTCAAGAATCTGAATCAATTGAATCAGATTATTCAAAATCTGCATAGTATTCCATATATCCGCAAAGTCATCAGAAGTTGA
- a CDS encoding helix-hairpin-helix domain-containing protein produces MLCPEKMSGMAGQYPYGVRSGLRRNGLKLWDIHFRMTRFIVARCGLLFATLKGKTMKKMFVLFCMLFSCAFSLAAVNINAASQQELEALPGIGPAKAKAIAEYRAQNGAFKSVDDLTKVKGIGPAVLAKLKDQASVGAPAPKGPAKPALPAAKK; encoded by the coding sequence TTGCTTTGCCCGGAAAAAATGTCGGGGATGGCGGGACAGTATCCGTACGGCGTCCGGTCGGGTTTGCGGAGGAACGGCTTGAAACTTTGGGATATTCATTTTAGAATGACCCGTTTTATCGTCGCAAGATGCGGTTTATTGTTTGCAACCCTTAAAGGAAAAACCATGAAGAAAATGTTCGTGCTGTTCTGTATGCTGTTCTCCTGCGCCTTCTCCCTTGCGGCGGTAAACATCAATGCGGCTTCGCAGCAGGAGCTGGAGGCGCTGCCGGGCATAGGCCCTGCGAAGGCGAAGGCCATTGCGGAATACCGTGCGCAAAACGGTGCGTTCAAGTCTGTAGACGATTTGACCAAGGTAAAGGGCATCGGCCCTGCGGTGCTGGCGAAGCTGAAGGATCAGGCTTCTGTCGGTGCGCCCGCACCAAAAGGCCCGGCAAAACCGGCTCTGCCCGCAGCTAAAAAATAG
- the gmk gene encoding guanylate kinase, which translates to MSAYRKGNIFIISAASGTGKTTLVSRLLANHNGLRVSVSHTTRPPREGEANGVHYHFVSKEEFESLIAQEAFLEYADVFGNYYGTSAEGVNALAAAGYDVILEIDVQGAAQVRNALPEAVGIFILPPSFDVLAARLNGRGTDSREVIQRRLSKARHEIEQSVLFDFVVVNDDLARAEEDLRHIVNACRLKRSRQLGFIADLLENS; encoded by the coding sequence ATGTCCGCTTATCGAAAAGGCAACATCTTTATCATTTCGGCCGCTTCTGGCACGGGCAAAACCACGCTGGTTTCTCGGCTGTTGGCAAACCATAACGGTTTGCGCGTTTCTGTGTCGCACACGACGCGCCCGCCGCGTGAAGGCGAAGCAAACGGCGTGCATTATCACTTTGTTTCCAAAGAAGAGTTTGAGTCGCTTATCGCGCAGGAGGCTTTTTTGGAATACGCAGACGTATTCGGCAACTATTACGGCACAAGCGCGGAGGGCGTGAATGCGTTGGCGGCGGCAGGCTATGACGTAATTTTGGAAATCGACGTTCAGGGCGCGGCGCAGGTTCGCAACGCGCTGCCTGAAGCCGTCGGCATCTTTATCCTGCCGCCTTCTTTCGACGTGCTTGCTGCACGTCTCAACGGACGTGGGACGGACAGTCGGGAAGTTATCCAAAGGAGGCTGTCGAAGGCAAGGCATGAAATCGAGCAGTCCGTATTGTTCGACTTTGTCGTGGTCAATGACGACTTGGCGCGAGCGGAGGAGGATTTGCGCCATATTGTGAATGCCTGCCGTCTGAAAAGGTCGCGGCAACTGGGGTTTATTGCAGATTTGTTGGAAAATTCCTAG
- the prmB gene encoding 50S ribosomal protein L3 N(5)-glutamine methyltransferase: MFNQAAQELTTIRDILRFAVSRFNEAGLFFGHGTDNAHDEAAYLILHTLNLPLDMLAPYLDAKLLEAEKEEVLAVIERRAVEHIPAAYLTHQAWQGEFDFYVDERVIIPRSFIYELLGDGLRPWIEYDELVHNALDLCTGSGCLAIQMAHHYPDAQIDAVDVSLDALEVAGINVEDYGLEERIRLIHTDLFEGLEGTYDLIVSNPPYVDAESVELLPEEYLHEPELALGSGADGLDATRQILLNAAKFLNPKGVLLVEIGHNRDVLEAAYPELPFTWLETSGGDGFVFLLTREQLLGEE, from the coding sequence ATGTTTAATCAGGCAGCACAAGAATTGACGACTATCCGCGATATTTTACGTTTTGCAGTCAGCCGTTTTAATGAGGCAGGGCTCTTTTTTGGTCATGGAACAGATAATGCGCATGATGAAGCGGCTTATTTGATTCTGCATACTTTGAATTTGCCTTTGGATATGCTTGCCCCATATCTTGATGCAAAACTCTTGGAAGCTGAAAAAGAGGAAGTGCTGGCGGTTATTGAGCGTCGTGCTGTCGAACACATTCCAGCCGCTTATTTGACACACCAGGCATGGCAGGGAGAGTTTGATTTCTATGTGGATGAGCGCGTAATCATACCTCGTTCTTTTATTTATGAATTGTTGGGTGACGGACTTCGCCCTTGGATAGAATACGATGAGTTGGTGCATAATGCGTTGGATCTTTGCACCGGAAGCGGTTGCCTTGCCATTCAGATGGCGCATCATTATCCTGATGCCCAAATTGATGCGGTTGATGTGAGCTTGGATGCTTTGGAAGTGGCAGGGATTAATGTCGAAGATTATGGTTTGGAAGAACGCATCCGGCTTATTCATACGGATTTGTTTGAAGGATTGGAAGGCACTTATGATTTGATTGTTTCCAATCCGCCTTATGTGGATGCGGAATCGGTTGAGTTATTGCCTGAAGAGTATTTGCACGAACCGGAATTGGCATTGGGCAGCGGGGCGGACGGGTTGGATGCCACCAGGCAGATTCTTCTGAATGCGGCAAAGTTTCTGAATCCCAAAGGTGTATTGCTGGTGGAAATCGGGCATAACAGGGATGTATTGGAAGCAGCGTATCCGGAGTTGCCTTTTACTTGGTTGGAAACCAGCGGGGGCGACGGTTTTGTTTTCCTCTTGACGCGCGAGCAGTTATTGGGTGAAGAGTGA
- the coaBC gene encoding bifunctional phosphopantothenoylcysteine decarboxylase/phosphopantothenate--cysteine ligase CoaBC, with protein sequence MGKHILLGVTGSIAAYKSCELVRLLKKQGHSVTVVMSRSATEFVSPLTFQALSGNPVLTDTHGSNGSNGMEHINLTRNADVFLITPASMNTVAKICNGVADNLLTNLAAARKCPLAIAPAMNVEMWLNPANQRNIAQLVSDGITVYMPGLGEQACGENGMGRMPEPAELLDLLPDLWTPKILRGKKILITAGATFEAIDPVRGITNTSSGKMGVALARACRAAGAEVSLIHGQLQTELPFGISDTVQAVSAEDMHRAVHRLIEKQDAFISVAAVSDYKVKNRSTQKFKKDKNAKPLSIELDENPDILASIASLPNPPFCIGFAAETENVMAYAREKRIKKKIPVIVANDVSIAMGKPTNRITIIGDDGELSFPETSKDEAAMQIVERLAGYLNK encoded by the coding sequence ATGGGTAAACATATTCTTTTAGGTGTAACGGGCAGTATTGCGGCGTATAAGTCTTGCGAGTTGGTGCGACTGCTGAAAAAACAGGGGCATTCGGTTACGGTGGTTATGAGCCGCTCGGCAACTGAATTTGTTTCTCCGCTGACTTTTCAGGCTTTGAGCGGCAATCCCGTTCTGACCGACACGCACGGCAGCAACGGTTCAAACGGCATGGAACATATCAACCTGACCCGGAATGCGGATGTTTTTCTGATTACGCCGGCAAGTATGAATACCGTGGCAAAAATCTGTAACGGCGTGGCAGATAATCTACTGACCAATCTGGCAGCCGCACGGAAATGTCCTCTTGCCATCGCTCCCGCGATGAATGTGGAAATGTGGCTCAACCCTGCCAACCAACGGAATATCGCACAACTGGTTTCAGACGGCATTACTGTCTATATGCCGGGCTTGGGCGAACAGGCTTGCGGAGAAAATGGCATGGGAAGGATGCCGGAACCTGCCGAATTGCTGGATTTGCTTCCGGACTTGTGGACACCGAAAATTTTAAGGGGCAAGAAAATCTTGATTACCGCAGGTGCGACATTTGAAGCCATTGACCCTGTCAGGGGCATCACAAATACCTCCAGCGGAAAAATGGGGGTAGCTTTGGCGCGGGCGTGCCGTGCCGCCGGTGCGGAAGTCAGCCTGATTCACGGACAGCTTCAAACCGAACTGCCTTTCGGCATATCCGATACGGTTCAAGCCGTCAGCGCTGAAGATATGCATCGCGCAGTGCATCGTTTGATTGAAAAACAAGATGCTTTTATTTCTGTTGCCGCCGTCTCAGACTATAAGGTTAAAAACAGGAGTACGCAAAAATTCAAAAAAGATAAAAATGCCAAACCGTTATCCATCGAATTGGATGAGAACCCCGATATTTTGGCTTCTATTGCCTCATTGCCGAACCCGCCGTTCTGCATCGGTTTTGCCGCTGAAACGGAGAATGTAATGGCATATGCACGAGAAAAACGTATTAAGAAAAAAATACCGGTAATAGTTGCCAATGATGTTTCAATCGCGATGGGCAAACCGACCAACCGGATTACCATTATCGGGGACGACGGGGAACTGTCTTTTCCCGAAACAAGTAAAGATGAAGCGGCGATGCAGATTGTTGAAAGGCTTGCCGGATATTTGAACAAATAA
- a CDS encoding PFL family protein, with protein MSIQSGEILETVKMVADQNFDVRTITIGIDLHDCISTDIDVLNQNIYNKITTVGKDLVATAKYLSAKYGVPIVNQRISVTPIAQIAAATHADSYVSVAQTLDKAAKAIGVSFIGGFSALVQKGMSPSDEVLIRSIPEAMKTTDIVCSSINIGSTRAGINMDAVRLAGETIKRTAEITLEGFGCAKIVVFCNAVEDNPFMAGAFHGSGEADAVINVGVSGPGVVKAALENSDATTLTEVAEVVKKTAFKITRVGELIGREASKMLNIPFGILDLSLAPTPAVGDSVARILEEMGLSVCGTHGTTAALALLNDAVKKGGMMASSAVGGLSGAFIPVSEDEGMIAAAEAGVLTLDKLEAMTAVCSVGLDMIAVPGDTPAHTISGIIADEAAIGMINSKTTAVRIIPVTGKTVGDSVEFGGLLGYAPVMPVKEGSCEVFVNRGGRIPAPVQSMKN; from the coding sequence ATGAGTATCCAATCCGGCGAAATTTTAGAAACCGTCAAAATGGTTGCCGACCAGAATTTCGATGTCCGCACCATTACCATCGGCATTGATTTGCACGACTGCATCAGCACCGACATCGACGTGTTGAACCAAAATATTTACAACAAAATTACCACGGTCGGCAAAGACTTGGTGGCGACAGCAAAATATCTGTCTGCCAAATACGGCGTGCCGATTGTGAATCAGCGCATTTCTGTCACGCCGATTGCCCAAATCGCGGCGGCCACCCATGCTGATTCTTACGTCAGCGTGGCGCAAACTTTGGATAAGGCTGCCAAAGCCATCGGCGTGTCTTTTATTGGCGGCTTTTCCGCGCTGGTGCAAAAAGGTATGTCGCCTTCTGACGAGGTGTTAATCCGTTCCATTCCCGAAGCGATGAAGACTACTGATATCGTGTGCAGCTCCATCAATATCGGCAGTACGCGCGCCGGTATCAATATGGACGCGGTCAGACTGGCGGGCGAAACCATCAAACGCACGGCTGAAATCACACTAGAAGGTTTCGGCTGCGCCAAAATCGTCGTGTTCTGCAACGCGGTGGAAGACAACCCGTTTATGGCGGGCGCGTTTCACGGCTCAGGCGAAGCGGATGCTGTGATTAATGTCGGCGTATCCGGCCCGGGTGTCGTAAAAGCCGCGTTGGAAAATTCGGATGCAACGACATTGACCGAAGTTGCCGAAGTTGTGAAGAAAACCGCCTTCAAAATTACCCGCGTGGGCGAACTCATCGGCCGCGAAGCCTCAAAAATGCTGAATATCCCGTTTGGTATTCTCGACTTGTCGCTGGCACCGACCCCTGCCGTCGGCGACTCGGTGGCGCGCATTCTTGAAGAAATGGGTTTGAGCGTCTGCGGTACGCACGGCACAACAGCAGCTTTGGCATTGCTGAACGATGCCGTGAAAAAGGGCGGCATGATGGCTTCGAGCGCGGTTGGCGGTTTGAGTGGCGCGTTTATCCCCGTTTCCGAAGACGAAGGTATGATTGCCGCCGCCGAAGCAGGCGTGCTGACGTTGGATAAACTCGAAGCGATGACCGCCGTTTGTTCGGTCGGCTTGGATATGATTGCCGTTCCCGGCGACACACCCGCGCACACCATTTCCGGCATCATTGCCGACGAAGCCGCCATCGGCATGATCAACAGCAAAACCACTGCCGTGCGCATTATTCCGGTAACCGGTAAAACCGTCGGCGACAGCGTCGAGTTCGGCGGCCTGTTGGGCTACGCGCCTGTAATGCCGGTAAAAGAAGGCTCATGCGAAGTGTTCGTCAACCGGGGCGGCAGGATTCCCGCACCGGTTCAATCGATGAAAAACTGA
- a CDS encoding toxin-antitoxin system YwqK family antitoxin translates to MKKLSRIVFSTVLLGFSAALPAQTYSVYFNQNGKLTATMSSAAYIRQYSVAEGIAHAQDFYYPSMKKYSEPYIVASTQIKSFVPTLQNGMLILWHFNGQKKMAGGFSKGKPDGEWVNWYPNGKKSAVMPYKNGLSEGTGYRYYRNGGKESEIQFKQNKANGVWKQWYADGNIKTEMVMVNDEPAKILTWDESGRLLSELSIHHHKRNGVVLEWYEDGSKKSEAVYQDDKLVRKTQWDKDGYLIEP, encoded by the coding sequence ATGAAAAAATTATCTCGGATTGTATTTTCAACTGTCCTGTTGGGTTTTTCGGCCGCTTTGCCGGCGCAGACCTATTCTGTTTATTTTAATCAGAACGGGAAACTGACGGCGACGATGTCTTCTGCCGCTTATATCAGGCAATATAGTGTGGCGGAGGGTATTGCGCACGCGCAGGATTTTTATTATCCGTCGATGAAGAAATATTCCGAACCTTATATCGTTGCTTCAACGCAAATCAAATCTTTTGTGCCTACCCTGCAAAACGGTATGTTGATTTTGTGGCATTTTAATGGTCAGAAAAAAATGGCGGGGGGCTTCAGCAAGGGTAAGCCGGACGGGGAGTGGGTCAACTGGTATCCGAACGGTAAAAAATCTGCCGTTATGCCTTATAAAAATGGTTTGAGTGAAGGTACGGGGTACCGCTATTACCGTAACGGCGGCAAGGAAAGCGAAATCCAGTTTAAACAGAATAAGGCAAACGGCGTATGGAAGCAATGGTATGCCGACGGCAATATCAAAACGGAAATGGTTATGGTCAATGATGAGCCTGCCAAAATTCTGACATGGGATGAAAGCGGTCGATTACTCTCGGAACTGTCTATCCATCATCATAAACGTAATGGAGTAGTCTTAGAGTGGTATGAAGATGGTTCTAAAAAGAGTGAAGCTGTTTATCAGGATGATAAGTTGGTCAGGAAAACCCAGTGGGATAAGGATGGTTATTTAATCGAACCCTGA
- a CDS encoding adenine phosphoribosyltransferase: protein MALKTSNLEHAMLVHPEAMSVGALADKIRKIENWPQKGILFHDITPVLQSAEYFRLLVDLLVYRYMDQKIDIVAGLDARGFIIGAALAYHLNVGFVPIRKKGKLPFETVSQSYALEYGEAAVEIHTDAVKPGSRVLLVDDLVATGGTMLAGLELIRKLGGEIVEAAAILEFTDLQGGKNIRASGAPLFTLLQNEGCMKG, encoded by the coding sequence ATGGCGTTAAAAACATCAAACTTGGAACACGCAATGCTGGTTCATCCCGAAGCTATGAGTGTCGGCGCGCTTGCCGACAAAATCCGCAAAATCGAAAACTGGCCGCAAAAAGGCATCTTATTCCACGACATCACGCCCGTCCTGCAAAGCGCGGAATACTTCCGACTTTTGGTTGATTTATTGGTTTACCGCTATATGGATCAGAAAATCGACATCGTTGCCGGTTTGGACGCGCGCGGCTTCATTATCGGCGCGGCACTCGCCTACCATCTCAACGTCGGTTTTGTCCCCATCCGCAAAAAAGGCAAGCTGCCTTTTGAAACCGTATCGCAAAGCTACGCGCTCGAATACGGGGAAGCTGCGGTGGAAATCCACACCGATGCCGTCAAACCCGGTTCGCGCGTGCTGCTGGTCGATGATTTGGTTGCCACGGGCGGCACAATGCTTGCCGGGCTGGAACTGATCCGCAAACTCGGCGGAGAAATTGTCGAAGCCGCCGCCATTTTGGAATTTACCGACCTTCAAGGCGGCAAGAATATCCGTGCAAGCGGCGCGCCCTTATTTACCCTGCTTCAAAACGAAGGCTGTATGAAGGGCTGA
- a CDS encoding ACT domain-containing protein, with amino-acid sequence MNNSVITVIGKDRVGIVYDVSKILAENRINILNISQQLMDDFFTMIILVDTSKCSKSRQEVLDLFAEESKKLALDIRMQNEEIFQAMHRI; translated from the coding sequence GTGAACAATTCAGTCATCACCGTCATCGGTAAAGACCGCGTCGGCATCGTGTACGATGTTTCCAAAATTTTGGCGGAAAACCGAATCAACATCCTCAATATCAGCCAACAGCTGATGGATGATTTTTTTACCATGATTATCTTGGTGGACACTTCAAAATGCAGCAAATCGCGGCAGGAGGTTTTGGATTTGTTTGCGGAAGAGAGCAAAAAACTCGCGCTCGACATCCGTATGCAAAACGAAGAAATCTTCCAAGCGATGCACCGCATTTGA